Proteins encoded together in one Scyliorhinus canicula chromosome 21, sScyCan1.1, whole genome shotgun sequence window:
- the ptgesl gene encoding prostaglandin E synthase 2, translating into MAARCVGAGRLCAGLVALGRAGSRQQLLLAPPPASRHYGQGRDWRRLAGSQGVAALRLACVLGGTLGLYQALQHRLQREQHRAQQQDTQKSSADLSLTLYQYKTCPFCSKVRAFLDFHSIPYEIVEVNPILRKEIKFSGYRKVPILIGDDGEKVQINDSSVIISAVKTYLLSRHRNLTRVLSYYPQMKSKDEKGKDVVEYNNKYWVMLEDQDENQYYPSKEARKEEMKWRKWVDDWLVHLISPNVYRTPGESLESFDYIVREGKFGAFEGFFAKYFGAAAMFLVSKRLKSRHNLRDDVRQDLYKAVDQWVAAVGKHRPFLGGDMPNLADLAVYGVLRVMEGLEAFNDMMANTKVKSWYQRMEEDIKKGQQVKQ; encoded by the exons ATGGCAGCTCGCTGCGTGGGAGCGGGGAGGCTGTGTGCCGGCTTGGTGGCTCTGGGCAGGGCTGGCAGCCGGCAGCAGCTGCTGCTGGCACCGCCGCCTGCCAGCAGGCACTACGGGCAGGGCAGAGATTGGCGCAGGTTGGCAGGAAGCCAGGGGGTAGCAGCCCTGAGGTTAGCCTGTGTGCTGGGAGGGACCCTGGGTTTATACCAGGCTCTCCAGCACCGTCTCCAGCGAGAGCAGCACcgtgcccagcagcaggacacCCAG AAGTCCAGTGCCGACCTGTCACTCACTCTGTACCAGTACAAGACTTGTCCGTTCTGCAGCAAAGTCCGGGCGTTCCTCGATTTCCACTCGATACCCTACGAGATTGTGGAGGTTAACCCAATCTTACGCAAGGAGATCAAGTTTTCCGGATACCGGAAGGTCCCGATTCTGATCGGGGAcgacggggagaaagtg CAAATCAATGATTCCTCAGTTATCATCAGCGCTGTAAAGACATATTTACTGTCCAG GCACAGAAACCTCACCCGGGTGTTATCATACTATCCGCAGATGAAATCTAAAGATGAGAAGGGGAAGGATGTGGTTGAATACAACAATAAGTACTGGGTGATGCTGGAGGACCAGGATGAAAATCAATATTACCCCAGCAAGGAGGCCAGAAA GGAGGAAATGAAATGGCGCAAGTGGGTGGATGACTGGTTGGTCCATCTCATTTCGCCCAACGTCTACCGCACTCCTGGAGAATCTCTGGAGTCCTTCGACTACATTGTGAGGGAGGGGAAATTTGGAGCCTTTGAAGGATTTTTCGCTAAGTATTTTGGAGCCGCAGCCATGTTCCTGGTCAGCAAGAGACTGAAGTCAAG ACATAACCTTCGCGATGACGTCCGGCAGGATCTGTACAAAGCGGTCGATCAATGGGTGGCTGCTGTTGGCAAGCACAGACCATTCTTGGGCGGGGACATGCCCAACCTTGCTGACCTG GCAGTCTATGGGGTACTTCGGGTAATGGAAGGTTTGGAGGCATTCAATGATATGATGGCAAACACCAAGGTCAAGTCGTGGTATCAAAGAATGGAGGAAGACATCAAGAAAGGACAGCAAGTCAAGCAATAA